A region from the Melopsittacus undulatus isolate bMelUnd1 chromosome 13, bMelUnd1.mat.Z, whole genome shotgun sequence genome encodes:
- the LOC117436888 gene encoding E3 ubiquitin-protein ligase RBBP6-like produces MTANLAEASASEEDKIKAMMIQSFREYDPVHPMKKPLATPPPSYVCFRCGKPGHYRKDCPRNGDRNVESVPRLKRSTGIPRSFLIEVKDPNTKGAMLTNTGKYAIPIINAEAYAREKRKRPPSLPEEPSSSSSDGPVPDELLCLICKDIMTDAAVLPCCGSSYCDECKCYSHVVN; encoded by the exons ATG ACTGCCAACCTGGCTGAAGCCAGTGCTtctgaagaagataaaataaaagccatgaTGATACAGTCTTTCCGTGAATATGATCCAGTCCA TCCCATGAAGAAGCCCTTGGCTACACCTCCACCATCATATGTTTGCTTTCGGTGCGGAAAACCTGGCCACTATAGAAAGGACTGCCCAAGAAATGGG gacagaaatgtggagtctgttcccagactgaaaagGAGCACAGGAATTCCAAGGAGTTTCCTGATAGAGGTGAAAGATCCCAACACAAAGGGTGCAATGCTGACCAACACTGGAAAATATGCAATCCCCATTATTAATGC GGAAGCTTATGctagagaaaagaggaaaaggcctCCATCTTTACCAGAGgagccatcctcctcctcttctgatGGTCCTGTTCCAGATGAGCTGTTATGTCTCATTTGTAAAGACATCATGACCGATGCAGCTGTTCTTCCCTGCTGTGGAAGCAGTTATTGTGACGAGTGTAAGTGTTATTCCCATGTTGTTAATTGA
- the LOC117436936 gene encoding E3 ubiquitin-protein ligase RBBP6-like, with protein MSCIHYKFFSKLDYDTVTFSGFDISLCDLKCKIMRKEKLKAANCDLQISNAQTKEEYTEDALIPKNSLVIVKRIPAGGVKATSKTDVTIRTEPVSRTSEAVRKNPISPFFSTHCTEF; from the exons ATGTCTTGCATCCACTACAAGTTCTTCTCCAAGCTGGACTATGATACGGTCACCTTCAGTGGCTTCGACATCTCCCTTTGTGACCTCAAGTGCAAGATCATGCGCAAGGAGAAGCTGAAGGCAGCCAACTGTGATCTGCAGATCAGCAATGCCCAGACCAAAGAAG AATACACAGAAGATGCCCTGATTCCTAAAAACTCATTGGTAATCGTTAAAAGAATCCCTGCTGGAGGAGTTAAAGCTACCAGCAAAACGGATGTTAC AATTCGAACTGAGCCAGTGAGCAGAACATCAGAAGCAGTACGTAAAAACCCAATCTCACCCTTTTTTTCTACACACTGCACTGAATTCTAA